The Gloeocapsa sp. DLM2.Bin57 genome contains a region encoding:
- a CDS encoding photosystem I reaction center subunit XII codes for MAVTTAASRLGVSAFDESNSVELRPNWTREEAQTAIRAVYRQVLGNDYIMKSERLTSLESLLCNRSITVKDFVRAVAKSELYKSKFLYGNFQTRVIELNIKHLLGRAPYDESEVIYHLDLYQNQGFEADIDSYLDSAEYDENFGENIVPYYRGFATQPNQKTVGFTRMFQLYRGYANSDRAQIAGKTSRLAKELAMNSSSAVSGPSGSNDGWAYQEAGKGTPTQVFGNANNGDRVYRVEVASLNLPRYPKVRRINRALLVPYSDLSNTLQKINKMGGKVASISLA; via the coding sequence GTGGCAGTTACAACAGCAGCATCTCGTTTAGGTGTTTCAGCTTTTGATGAAAGCAATTCCGTAGAATTACGTCCTAATTGGACTAGAGAAGAAGCTCAAACCGCAATACGCGCAGTTTACCGTCAAGTATTGGGTAATGACTATATCATGAAGTCAGAGCGTCTAACTAGCTTAGAATCTCTACTCTGCAATCGTTCTATCACTGTTAAGGATTTTGTCAGAGCTGTAGCTAAATCAGAATTGTATAAGTCTAAATTTCTCTATGGCAACTTCCAAACCAGAGTGATTGAGTTAAATATCAAGCATCTTCTCGGTCGCGCTCCCTATGATGAGTCAGAGGTAATTTATCACCTAGATTTATACCAAAATCAAGGGTTTGAGGCTGATATCGATTCTTATCTAGATTCTGCTGAGTATGACGAGAACTTCGGTGAGAATATCGTTCCCTATTACCGCGGTTTTGCAACTCAGCCTAATCAGAAAACCGTAGGGTTTACACGTATGTTCCAACTTTACCGTGGTTATGCTAATAGCGATCGCGCTCAAATCGCAGGTAAAACCTCTCGTTTAGCGAAAGAATTAGCGATGAATAGCTCTTCTGCTGTGTCAGGACCTTCTGGAAGTAACGATGGTTGGGCTTACCAAGAAGCGGGTAAAGGGACTCCTACTCAAGTATTTGGTAACGCTAATAACGGCGATCGCGTTTATCGCGTTGAGGTAGCTAGTTTGAATTTACCAAGATATCCTAAAGTACGTCGCATTAATCGTGCTTTATTAGTTCCCTATTCCGATTTATCTAATACTTTGCAAAAAATTAATAAAATGGGCGGCAAAGTTGCTAGTATAA
- a CDS encoding photosystem I reaction center subunit XII, translating into MAITTAASRLGVTAFAEAQPVELRPYWSQEEAKTAIQAVYRQVLGNEHLMNSERLKSAESLLCNRSISVREFVRMVAKSELYKSKFFYNTYHPRMIELNFKHLLGRAPYDENEITEHLEIYRSQGFEADIDSYLDSEEYLENFGENIVPYYRGFATQRGQKTVGFTRMFQLYQGYANSDRAQSNSNTSRLTYDLARNVATPVTNAQVGLVLGGTTNGERGDLYRIRVTQGARKRSPQLRSSVKEYVIPYERLSTTMQKLNQSGCKILSLTHA; encoded by the coding sequence ATGGCAATTACTACAGCTGCATCTCGTTTAGGGGTAACAGCTTTCGCTGAAGCACAACCAGTAGAATTACGTCCTTACTGGAGTCAAGAAGAAGCAAAAACAGCGATCCAAGCTGTCTATCGTCAAGTACTCGGTAATGAGCATTTGATGAATTCTGAGAGACTAAAAAGTGCCGAATCACTCTTGTGTAATCGCTCTATTTCGGTACGAGAGTTTGTGAGAATGGTAGCTAAATCTGAGTTGTATAAGTCAAAGTTTTTTTACAATACTTATCATCCTCGCATGATTGAGTTGAATTTTAAACATCTTCTTGGTCGCGCTCCCTATGATGAAAACGAAATTACTGAACATCTGGAGATATATCGTAGTCAGGGATTTGAGGCTGATATCGATTCTTACCTAGATTCAGAGGAGTATCTTGAGAATTTCGGGGAGAATATTGTCCCCTATTACCGTGGTTTTGCTACCCAAAGAGGACAAAAAACTGTAGGGTTTACACGTATGTTCCAGCTTTATCAGGGTTATGCTAATAGCGATCGCGCTCAAAGCAATAGCAATACCTCCCGTTTAACCTATGATTTAGCTCGTAATGTAGCTACTCCCGTGACTAATGCTCAAGTAGGATTAGTGTTAGGAGGAACTACCAACGGTGAGCGTGGGGATTTATATCGAATTCGTGTTACTCAAGGAGCACGAAAACGTAGTCCTCAATTACGAAGTAGTGTTAAGGAATATGTCATTCCTTATGAGAGACTATCCACTACTATGCAAAAATTAAACCAGAGTGGCTGTAAAATTCTCAGCCTAACTCATGCTTAA
- a CDS encoding phosphoribosylanthranilate isomerase has product MRVKICGITKLKQAQGITSLGVDTLGFICFPASPRYLNPNEINLIIQSLSENVQTIGVFVNESVEVIQEIVINTGLTGVQLHGQESVEFCLSLRELLPGKEIIKAIRVKNTDSLEEILAYSDYVDSLLLDAYDPHLQGGTGKTLVWQDLSSFCPPKPWLLAGGLTPENIVLALTQLKPDGIDLSSGVERSPGDKDLEKVARLWKQILSLK; this is encoded by the coding sequence ATGCGTGTAAAAATATGTGGTATTACTAAATTAAAACAGGCTCAAGGGATTACCTCCCTTGGGGTTGATACCCTAGGGTTTATTTGTTTTCCTGCTTCTCCTCGTTATCTTAACCCAAATGAGATTAATTTGATTATTCAGAGTTTATCGGAAAATGTACAAACTATTGGGGTGTTTGTCAATGAATCTGTAGAAGTAATTCAGGAGATTGTGATTAATACTGGTTTGACAGGGGTACAATTACATGGTCAGGAATCAGTAGAGTTTTGTCTTAGTTTAAGGGAATTATTACCAGGTAAGGAAATAATTAAGGCTATCAGGGTTAAAAATACTGATTCTCTAGAAGAAATTCTTGCTTATAGTGATTATGTGGATAGTTTGTTGTTAGACGCTTATGATCCTCATTTACAGGGAGGTACGGGGAAAACCTTAGTATGGCAAGATTTAAGCTCTTTTTGTCCTCCTAAACCTTGGTTATTAGCGGGGGGGTTAACTCCGGAAAATATTGTCTTAGCTTTAACTCAGTTAAAACCCGATGGTATCGATTTATCTAGTGGGGTAGAGCGATCGCCTGGTGATAAGGATTTAGAGAAAGTTGCTCGTCTATGGAAGCAAATCCTGAGTTTAAAGTAG